A genomic window from Levilactobacillus yonginensis includes:
- a CDS encoding ArsR/SmtB family transcription factor, which produces MTKSMQTTEDSIKVFKALADPIRLDIIRYLSRLDHEVSCGEISQVMQISKTSGSYHFKILQEAGLITAHKVAREKYVTLDQSTFDRYLAHFWQNL; this is translated from the coding sequence ATGACAAAATCAATGCAGACAACTGAAGATAGCATCAAGGTATTCAAGGCCTTGGCCGATCCTATTCGACTGGACATAATCCGGTACTTGAGTCGATTAGATCACGAGGTTTCTTGTGGAGAAATCAGCCAGGTTATGCAAATTAGTAAAACATCTGGTTCCTATCATTTTAAAATTCTCCAGGAGGCGGGGCTGATTACCGCCCACAAAGTTGCTCGCGAAAAATATGTGACTTTAGACCAGTCGACCTTTGATCGCTATTTAGCCCATTTCTGGCAGAATCTATAG
- a CDS encoding DUF3021 family protein, with protein sequence MKQGLRYGLQGMGYGAVTYLLLIVLQVAPGQVTPGNGVSLLLTSALIGVLSLIFDNGQVEIPLLLAFGIHLVGTALLMVALMAYNAWSIGWTFWLIFFLIYLVIIGTVSLSQHLRVTQINRVLKRRPHK encoded by the coding sequence GTGAAGCAAGGACTGCGGTATGGCCTGCAGGGTATGGGATATGGAGCAGTGACGTACCTCTTATTGATTGTCTTGCAGGTAGCTCCGGGGCAAGTGACGCCTGGCAATGGGGTCAGCCTGCTCCTGACGAGTGCATTGATCGGTGTGCTGAGTCTCATTTTTGATAATGGTCAGGTGGAGATTCCTTTACTGCTGGCGTTCGGTATTCATCTGGTTGGGACGGCACTTCTCATGGTAGCGCTGATGGCGTACAATGCTTGGTCAATCGGGTGGACCTTCTGGTTGATTTTTTTCTTAATCTACTTGGTTATCATTGGGACGGTCAGTTTAAGTCAACATCTACGGGTTACCCAGATTAATCGGGTATTGAAGAGACGTCCCCATAAATGA
- a CDS encoding LytTR family DNA-binding domain-containing protein, translated as MHHKFEQNAAIDPTDPLVVVQAATQSPETTAILDYLDNYQAPHAGLIPVKTLDRLVLVKTATIILADIQQETLLLYTTTGTITTHETLRNFVRRLGDDNFVQVSKHGVLNLNHLQSLEDSFSGNLTAILSEQIKTVVSRKYVKVLMSQLGL; from the coding sequence GTGCACCACAAATTTGAGCAGAACGCGGCCATCGACCCGACTGATCCGTTAGTCGTGGTGCAGGCAGCGACCCAGAGTCCGGAGACAACGGCCATTTTGGATTATTTAGACAATTATCAGGCACCCCATGCCGGACTTATTCCCGTGAAGACACTAGATCGGCTGGTGCTAGTGAAGACGGCCACAATTATTCTAGCTGATATCCAGCAGGAGACGTTATTGCTATATACAACTACTGGGACGATCACCACGCACGAAACCTTGCGAAATTTTGTCCGCCGCTTGGGTGATGACAACTTTGTTCAAGTTTCCAAGCACGGGGTGTTGAATCTGAATCATCTTCAGTCACTGGAGGACAGCTTTTCTGGTAACCTGACGGCGATTCTATCAGAGCAGATCAAGACAGTTGTAAGCCGCAAGTATGTCAAAGTGTTGATGAGTCAATTGGGGCTATAG
- a CDS encoding ABC transporter permease: MLAMIKRNLLLYFRDRSGVFFSLLGALISFILYLVFLKQNMLTSWQRVPHAKLLLDTWLIGGTLAITGITTTLTSLSLMVNDKEKHVTADLELTDAGPFRLFTSYLCSATIIGTLMQAVMLVIMWGNFYLTDGVTLGSSTVGKVLGLMVISSLLATMVNAVIISGVHAVNTLNKLGTIVGTAAGFLVGTYIPIGILPTFAQNFVKFVPGSYVAALYRQYLMAGNLKTAFAGNRIARTHFEQLMGVRLNWSTLLTRQETYRIMGLILIGATVLAFGPVWVRVHRQHQSIQER, translated from the coding sequence GTGCTGGCAATGATTAAGCGCAACTTGCTGCTGTACTTCCGGGATCGGAGCGGGGTGTTCTTCTCACTACTGGGGGCGCTCATTTCATTTATCCTGTACCTAGTTTTCCTGAAACAAAACATGTTAACGAGTTGGCAGCGGGTGCCCCATGCCAAGCTACTTCTCGACACCTGGCTGATTGGTGGAACCCTGGCCATTACCGGCATTACGACGACCCTCACCAGTCTGTCACTGATGGTAAACGACAAGGAGAAACACGTGACGGCTGATCTGGAGCTGACTGACGCCGGTCCATTCCGTTTATTCACCAGTTATCTATGTAGTGCGACGATTATTGGCACGTTAATGCAGGCGGTCATGTTGGTAATCATGTGGGGAAACTTTTACCTGACGGATGGGGTAACTCTCGGGAGTTCGACAGTCGGCAAAGTTCTGGGACTGATGGTTATCAGCTCGCTTCTTGCAACAATGGTAAATGCAGTGATTATTTCAGGCGTTCATGCGGTGAACACTTTGAACAAATTAGGTACTATCGTGGGAACGGCGGCCGGATTCCTAGTGGGTACCTACATCCCCATTGGCATTCTGCCGACCTTTGCCCAAAACTTTGTCAAATTCGTGCCGGGAAGCTACGTGGCCGCCCTGTACCGTCAGTATTTGATGGCGGGTAACTTAAAAACGGCGTTCGCTGGTAACCGGATTGCCAGGACTCACTTTGAACAATTGATGGGTGTCCGGCTCAACTGGTCAACCTTATTGACTCGTCAAGAGACTTATCGCATAATGGGATTAATCTTGATTGGGGCGACTGTTTTGGCGTTCGGACCGGTGTGGGTCCGGGTTCACCGTCAGCACCAATCAATTCAGGAACGGTAA
- a CDS encoding ABC transporter ATP-binding protein, with product MLLETKHLTKRFGNKIAVNVLDLRITRGSFTALLGPNGAGKSTTMNLLIGLSQPTAGTIIYDHHAKLGVVFQGSVLDNCLTVRENLQIRADQYHHVPADRVSVLSQRLGLTTFMNQRYGTLSGGQRRRVDIARALLNDPDILFLDEPTTGLDIQTRHAIWTLIQRLQRERQLTVILTTHYLDEADAADHVVVIDHGCILAQGTATEIKIRYAADILTVTTPDVAQLIAQVALQPTHQTRSQVTFRLATVQTALDILTMNRPLISNFEFRPGTLDDAFLALTGKEMR from the coding sequence ATGCTACTAGAGACGAAACACTTAACGAAACGGTTTGGCAACAAGATTGCGGTCAACGTCCTTGACTTACGAATTACACGGGGCAGCTTTACCGCTTTACTCGGTCCCAATGGCGCTGGCAAATCAACGACAATGAACCTGTTGATTGGACTGAGTCAACCGACCGCTGGGACTATTATTTATGATCATCACGCCAAATTGGGCGTTGTTTTTCAGGGGAGTGTTTTGGATAACTGCTTAACAGTTCGTGAGAACCTCCAAATTCGAGCGGACCAGTATCATCACGTCCCAGCCGACCGGGTGAGCGTGTTAAGCCAACGGTTGGGGCTGACCACTTTCATGAACCAGCGTTACGGGACCTTGTCTGGCGGTCAACGACGGCGAGTTGACATTGCCCGCGCCTTACTCAACGACCCTGATATATTATTTTTGGATGAACCCACGACGGGTCTAGATATTCAGACCCGCCACGCTATCTGGACGCTGATTCAGCGCCTGCAACGAGAACGGCAATTGACCGTCATTCTCACGACCCACTATTTAGATGAGGCCGATGCCGCGGACCATGTCGTTGTGATTGACCATGGGTGCATACTGGCCCAGGGAACTGCTACTGAGATTAAGATCCGCTATGCTGCCGATATTTTAACCGTGACGACTCCGGATGTTGCGCAACTCATTGCCCAGGTGGCGTTACAACCAACCCATCAAACACGTTCGCAGGTTACCTTTAGGCTAGCAACGGTGCAAACCGCCTTGGATATCTTAACGATGAATCGGCCATTGATCAGTAACTTTGAATTTCGACCGGGAACCCTGGATGATGCCTTCCTGGCTCTCACTGGAAAGGAGATGCGTTAA
- a CDS encoding DUF5776 domain-containing protein, translating to MKKNLIKRVIVGVGVVVTTLSLGTFMGSSPVALAEDPDITETANEDTKTVLVNLFFQPVAGKAVKITSAFPEIDDSQFGKINMNDLLKVEFTGQFVEGKSPYDELSIILQYAGKSSERNQGIAQLVKIFQMEGFNDERLLAFATSQFDMGSQLIISNHLQGMTIDLAKTRTEANNQAVMSKLDSSDPDYDQAQYKAQDFYIYLKPQSVSSTVASQTSLTANQHATITVGQLVDATTFNAKATNSAGDTIPVTVDTSQANLKKPGTYSVTLKAENGESKTVTLTVQAAPSPVVPNQAVVYGLKKIYLYQKPTFKPHQRVAAYPKAKRTNRPMFKVIGYARSKSGLLRYQVKDAAGKTGYITAKSAFVAPVYYQKSVKKIKVLNKQGINRYQDLKLSKTGKHVKAGKTLKVVGLKHYHLTTRFELSNGQYISANKKLVVVVK from the coding sequence ATGAAAAAGAACCTAATTAAGCGTGTAATTGTTGGAGTAGGGGTTGTCGTCACGACTTTAAGTTTGGGGACATTTATGGGGAGTTCACCTGTAGCACTTGCTGAAGATCCAGATATCACTGAGACTGCCAACGAAGATACAAAAACTGTTCTAGTTAATCTATTCTTTCAACCCGTTGCTGGTAAAGCGGTTAAAATAACGAGCGCATTCCCAGAGATTGATGATAGTCAGTTTGGAAAAATAAATATGAATGATCTTCTAAAGGTAGAGTTTACGGGCCAATTTGTTGAAGGAAAATCACCATATGATGAGTTGAGTATTATTCTTCAATACGCAGGCAAGTCATCGGAACGCAATCAAGGAATTGCCCAACTAGTAAAGATTTTCCAAATGGAAGGTTTTAATGATGAGCGTTTACTCGCTTTTGCTACAAGTCAGTTTGACATGGGTTCTCAATTAATTATTAGTAATCACCTGCAAGGCATGACTATTGATCTTGCTAAAACGCGGACAGAGGCGAATAACCAAGCGGTCATGTCTAAATTAGATAGTTCTGATCCAGACTATGACCAGGCACAGTATAAAGCTCAAGATTTTTATATTTACTTGAAGCCTCAATCAGTTAGTAGCACAGTTGCTAGTCAAACTAGTCTGACAGCCAATCAACATGCAACCATCACGGTCGGACAGCTGGTTGATGCTACTACATTCAATGCTAAGGCCACGAACAGTGCTGGTGACACCATTCCCGTTACGGTTGATACCAGTCAGGCCAATCTCAAGAAGCCTGGTACTTACTCAGTAACGCTCAAGGCGGAAAACGGTGAAAGCAAGACGGTTACCCTGACTGTTCAAGCTGCACCAAGTCCAGTAGTACCTAATCAGGCAGTCGTTTATGGGCTAAAGAAGATATACTTGTATCAGAAACCAACGTTTAAACCGCATCAGCGAGTGGCTGCTTACCCTAAGGCGAAGCGGACGAATCGACCGATGTTTAAGGTGATAGGTTACGCACGGTCCAAGTCTGGCCTACTGCGATATCAGGTGAAAGATGCTGCTGGCAAGACCGGTTACATCACAGCCAAATCAGCCTTTGTTGCACCAGTCTATTATCAAAAATCTGTTAAAAAGATCAAAGTTTTGAATAAACAGGGTATCAACCGCTATCAAGACTTGAAGCTGAGTAAAACAGGAAAACATGTGAAAGCGGGTAAGACTCTAAAAGTTGTTGGGTTGAAGCACTATCACTTGACTACTCGTTTTGAATTAAGCAACGGGCAGTATATATCAGCTAACAAGAAATTGGTTGTGGTTGTTAAGTAA
- a CDS encoding antitoxin MazE produces the protein METTIRKIGNSVGAIIPKELNAAAGDKYKIVKIGDTFVMTPVRDNLFANESNRTGFRDSVSKEDYAWNGATD, from the coding sequence ATGGAAACCACAATTCGGAAAATTGGTAATTCTGTAGGTGCCATTATCCCTAAAGAACTGAACGCTGCGGCTGGCGACAAATATAAAATCGTGAAAATTGGAGACACCTTTGTCATGACACCCGTGCGAGATAATCTATTTGCCAATGAAAGCAATCGGACTGGTTTTCGTGATAGCGTATCAAAAGAAGATTATGCATGGAACGGGGCAACCGACTAA
- a CDS encoding type II toxin-antitoxin system PemK/MazF family toxin: MKKRHPGLVISKTVLNKLTGFCLICLITSTHRGFGTYVTIENPKSVTGDVVTHQLRSMDLKKIRFC; the protein is encoded by the coding sequence ATTAAAAAGCGGCACCCAGGTCTAGTCATTAGTAAAACTGTTTTAAATAAATTAACTGGGTTTTGTCTTATCTGTCTAATTACCAGTACTCACCGTGGATTTGGCACATATGTGACCATAGAGAATCCTAAATCAGTTACTGGTGACGTCGTGACCCACCAACTTAGATCAATGGATTTAAAAAAAATTAGATTTTGTTGA
- a CDS encoding helix-turn-helix domain-containing protein yields MSLGTTLKQVRQQQHRSQKNIATGICAQSMLSAIENDHYTPNAKLLLALCHRLGISLDEISLATDFAISGDDALNTRMQELCNQHRYQELHDFLTDSITLAAVTTGEQTQAYYYYLGVAELHIDAQLTHAAQNLKFAAAMAEDHTATTLTRLATASLATVLAKQRQSGQVAQLIDQALVNLDQRPYEENQNIIFYLAALAAYFLGKPQVASQRLLTGISFTTEHQSHYMLANYYRLLAEIANQAGKANKAEDARQKQQFLTELFHEKVPEKF; encoded by the coding sequence ATGTCACTTGGGACCACACTTAAACAAGTCCGTCAGCAGCAACACCGCTCACAGAAAAATATCGCCACTGGTATCTGTGCCCAGTCCATGCTGTCGGCCATTGAAAACGACCATTACACCCCTAATGCCAAACTATTGTTGGCACTGTGCCACCGGCTGGGTATTTCACTCGACGAAATCAGTTTGGCCACCGACTTCGCAATTAGCGGGGATGACGCCCTGAACACCCGGATGCAAGAGCTCTGCAACCAGCACCGCTACCAAGAACTTCATGATTTTCTAACTGATTCCATCACCCTCGCTGCCGTAACAACTGGCGAGCAGACTCAGGCCTATTACTATTACCTCGGAGTAGCCGAACTACACATTGACGCCCAACTCACCCATGCCGCACAAAATTTGAAGTTTGCCGCAGCCATGGCCGAAGACCACACTGCCACCACGCTAACACGGCTGGCCACAGCTTCATTAGCAACTGTGCTGGCGAAGCAACGACAATCAGGCCAAGTAGCCCAGCTAATTGATCAGGCACTAGTGAACCTTGACCAGCGGCCTTACGAAGAAAATCAAAATATCATCTTTTATTTGGCTGCTTTGGCTGCTTATTTTCTAGGAAAACCACAAGTAGCGAGCCAACGGCTATTAACTGGTATTTCCTTCACGACTGAGCACCAGTCCCACTACATGTTAGCCAACTACTACCGATTGTTAGCGGAAATCGCCAATCAAGCCGGCAAGGCAAATAAAGCCGAGGACGCAAGGCAGAAACAACAGTTCTTAACCGAGCTCTTCCACGAAAAAGTTCCGGAAAAGTTTTAG
- a CDS encoding NADP-dependent oxidoreductase, with protein MQSIVQTSYQGIDNLQLMTRLLPRLNPLAVRVETRYTPVMPYDVLTENGDLKQLRPVQLPIVVGYGFGGIVREVGRLRNQHLMNQPVIGVQPAGSNQEQLVSSLPPLLFPVPQDVSLASATTLIGGADAAYFAFKKSHLAAGQTVLITGASGSVGSYLIQLSRLFHVKTIAVGHSSRHEFLNNLGAEQVLDFDRPLSAQAISFSTVSQVIDLAGSPQLLNRLSAQLGAVAILSLALPQYHPHHPHQTFSFASGSILPGDYRWLLDQLAKGQLTAAIQEQLPYTAVKTAQHHLVDAHAAGRILLTYNQEVTKHADTIND; from the coding sequence ATGCAATCAATTGTCCAAACATCCTATCAAGGAATCGATAATCTACAGCTCATGACACGCCTACTTCCACGACTAAATCCTCTGGCAGTCCGCGTCGAAACTCGCTACACACCGGTCATGCCCTATGACGTTCTAACTGAGAACGGCGACCTAAAACAATTACGACCCGTTCAACTGCCAATTGTCGTGGGGTACGGTTTCGGTGGCATAGTCAGGGAAGTTGGTCGGCTACGAAACCAGCACCTAATGAATCAACCGGTCATCGGTGTCCAACCAGCTGGCAGTAATCAAGAGCAGTTAGTTTCGTCATTGCCCCCATTGCTGTTCCCAGTGCCACAAGATGTCTCGTTAGCCAGCGCCACCACGTTGATTGGTGGTGCTGATGCCGCCTACTTTGCCTTCAAAAAGAGCCATTTAGCAGCCGGCCAAACGGTACTGATTACTGGGGCTAGTGGCAGTGTCGGTAGCTACTTAATACAATTATCTCGACTTTTCCATGTAAAAACCATTGCGGTCGGCCACTCAAGTCGTCACGAATTTCTTAACAACTTGGGCGCTGAACAAGTATTAGACTTCGACCGCCCATTGTCAGCGCAAGCCATCTCCTTTTCAACTGTTAGCCAAGTAATCGACTTAGCCGGAAGCCCACAATTATTGAACCGTTTATCCGCCCAACTGGGAGCAGTGGCTATTCTTTCATTAGCATTGCCACAATATCACCCACATCACCCACACCAAACTTTTAGCTTTGCTAGTGGGTCCATCCTGCCAGGTGACTACCGCTGGTTATTGGACCAGCTGGCCAAGGGTCAGTTGACGGCAGCCATTCAAGAACAGTTACCCTATACCGCTGTCAAAACGGCTCAGCATCATTTAGTTGATGCACATGCTGCCGGCCGAATCTTACTAACATACAACCAGGAGGTCACCAAGCATGCTGACACTATTAACGATTAA
- the nth gene encoding endonuclease III, with protein MLKDHQIIWAIQQMEEEIGPVGLSLDARTPFQFLVSVILSAQATDVSVNKVTPILFSRYPEPRDLMNAEVEDVEAIIRSVGLFHNKAKNIIKTARIVHEDLNDEVPTERKGIMALPGAGRKTANVVLSDMFGQATFAVDTHVSAISKRLHFVTQTATPLQVEKKIVSILKPEDLHRAHHTMIEFGRKYSMKLTPDREVCQLIIDCDQLNEENEAEV; from the coding sequence ATGCTAAAGGATCACCAAATTATCTGGGCTATCCAACAAATGGAAGAAGAGATTGGCCCAGTTGGCTTGTCGCTAGACGCTAGAACGCCGTTTCAATTTTTGGTATCGGTCATTCTAAGTGCCCAAGCTACTGATGTATCGGTGAACAAAGTGACGCCAATTCTGTTTTCACGGTACCCAGAACCACGGGACTTGATGAATGCCGAAGTGGAAGACGTGGAGGCTATTATCAGAAGTGTCGGCCTATTTCACAACAAGGCCAAGAATATTATCAAGACGGCCAGAATCGTCCATGAAGATTTAAACGATGAAGTTCCCACTGAGCGAAAGGGAATCATGGCACTGCCTGGAGCAGGTCGCAAGACTGCCAACGTTGTTTTAAGTGACATGTTTGGTCAGGCTACGTTTGCCGTGGACACCCACGTGTCGGCAATCTCGAAACGTTTGCATTTTGTAACTCAGACGGCGACCCCTTTGCAGGTCGAAAAGAAAATCGTCAGTATCCTGAAACCCGAAGATTTACACCGTGCCCATCATACGATGATTGAGTTTGGTAGAAAGTATTCGATGAAGTTGACGCCGGACAGGGAGGTTTGTCAGCTGATTATTGACTGTGATCAATTGAATGAAGAGAATGAAGCTGAAGTGTGA
- a CDS encoding endonuclease MutS2, with translation MNLQQITQLDQILATVASYTHSKRAAAELQASANETDLAVVQQQLVLTAEAHRLLANDVMLTYFDLDQLTALQTKLDQGLLLNAQQLGLVSDFLTNLQRLKTVLDLHQHFAPKLAELLGSASRLSGLQGRLAHVIVRGQVADEATPQLADIRRQIKKQRQQVQSTLTQFVQKHAQAVQSPRLITRNDRVCVQLKASYKNRFSGQVVDQSGTGSTVFFEPQAAAKKGAVLTSLIGDESDEVYQLLATLTGDVLDHWDDLVKNQALLSQFDQIMARGRYGLETASRMPELNANQHIKIVAGRHPLLGEKAVPLDVELSPHQGLMITGANSGGKTVVLKTIALFALMVQVGLELPAEAGTQMAVFSQFWVDIGDNQSITAQLSTFAAEMTTLVEMTNHIQPNALVLLDEIGSGTDPEEGSALSISIIEYLRRQRATIIATTHFSAIKEYAVGCPTFMTATMAFDPQTLRPTYRLLLHQVGASEAVWLAERLGLAPAILADTRQRLAAK, from the coding sequence ATGAATTTACAACAAATTACCCAATTAGATCAAATCCTGGCCACCGTTGCCAGTTATACTCACAGTAAACGGGCGGCTGCGGAATTACAGGCCAGTGCCAATGAAACCGACTTGGCCGTGGTCCAGCAACAGTTAGTCCTGACGGCGGAGGCCCACCGGTTACTAGCCAACGACGTGATGCTGACGTATTTTGACTTGGATCAACTAACAGCATTACAAACGAAGCTGGATCAAGGACTGTTGCTCAACGCCCAACAGCTAGGACTGGTCAGCGACTTTTTGACAAATCTTCAGCGGTTAAAGACAGTCTTGGATCTTCACCAACATTTTGCACCGAAATTGGCCGAATTGTTAGGATCAGCGAGCCGGTTGAGTGGCCTTCAGGGCCGATTAGCACACGTAATCGTGCGGGGCCAGGTTGCTGACGAAGCTACTCCACAGTTGGCGGATATTCGCCGACAGATTAAAAAGCAACGCCAGCAGGTGCAATCAACGCTAACGCAGTTTGTCCAGAAACACGCGCAGGCAGTCCAGAGTCCCCGGCTGATCACACGGAATGATCGGGTCTGTGTTCAATTGAAGGCCAGCTATAAGAATCGGTTTAGTGGTCAGGTCGTTGACCAATCTGGGACTGGGTCGACGGTGTTTTTTGAGCCACAAGCGGCCGCCAAGAAAGGCGCTGTCCTGACGAGCCTCATCGGTGATGAGAGCGACGAGGTCTACCAGTTGCTGGCGACGTTGACCGGTGATGTGTTGGATCACTGGGACGACTTGGTTAAGAATCAAGCACTGCTCAGTCAGTTTGACCAAATCATGGCCCGGGGGCGCTATGGACTGGAAACGGCAAGTCGAATGCCCGAGCTCAATGCTAACCAACACATTAAAATTGTTGCAGGTCGCCATCCCTTGCTTGGTGAAAAAGCGGTACCGTTAGATGTCGAATTATCGCCGCATCAGGGACTGATGATCACGGGGGCTAACTCCGGTGGGAAGACTGTTGTTTTAAAGACCATCGCTCTGTTTGCTTTGATGGTGCAAGTGGGACTAGAGCTACCGGCTGAAGCTGGGACGCAGATGGCCGTTTTCAGCCAGTTCTGGGTCGATATTGGTGATAACCAGAGTATCACGGCGCAATTGAGTACCTTTGCGGCCGAGATGACGACGTTGGTTGAGATGACCAACCATATTCAGCCAAACGCACTGGTACTGCTCGATGAAATTGGGAGTGGGACTGACCCTGAAGAAGGTTCAGCGCTTAGTATCTCCATCATTGAGTACCTGCGGCGACAACGGGCGACCATCATTGCAACGACTCACTTTAGTGCTATTAAGGAATACGCGGTGGGTTGTCCGACGTTTATGACGGCGACGATGGCCTTCGATCCGCAAACGTTGCGGCCAACGTACCGGTTGCTTTTGCATCAGGTGGGCGCTAGTGAGGCGGTTTGGCTCGCAGAACGGCTGGGCTTGGCGCCAGCAATTTTGGCCGACACACGCCAGCGATTGGCAGCGAAATAA
- a CDS encoding MazG nucleotide pyrophosphohydrolase domain-containing protein, with translation MTITDHQEWLVRFYQQRNWYQYSPFVHLNFLTEETGEVSRAIRAIEIGRDHPGEKKATPVELQANLKEELADALDQVLVISSLYGIDAQDLLQASEAKLTRRFEGQM, from the coding sequence ATGACAATCACGGATCATCAAGAATGGTTGGTTAGGTTCTATCAGCAGCGGAATTGGTATCAGTATTCACCGTTCGTACATTTGAATTTTTTGACGGAGGAGACGGGTGAAGTTTCGCGAGCCATTCGGGCCATTGAGATTGGGCGTGACCATCCAGGTGAGAAGAAGGCCACACCGGTGGAATTACAGGCTAATTTGAAAGAAGAGCTCGCAGACGCCTTGGACCAAGTCTTGGTTATTAGTAGCCTGTACGGGATTGATGCGCAGGACCTTTTGCAGGCGAGCGAAGCAAAGCTAACGCGGCGGTTCGAAGGGCAAATGTAG
- a CDS encoding TetR/AcrR family transcriptional regulator, whose translation MNGQERLAQQSKEWLVAALFDLLSEQPYDTITVTQIAEQAQLSRRTFYRAFRDKDDLLDYYDREVGQRYLVALQQIAPQQLRFKDVLTYFFEFWWQERERIRVLIAQGLFSRMLAKITPMASEIYRVFPAPWHIDGSPTETDYIMSFATGGFWNVLNRWLVQDKPESPAKIAALLMAGLKRLGETDEDD comes from the coding sequence ATGAATGGGCAAGAAAGACTGGCACAACAGTCAAAAGAGTGGTTAGTGGCCGCATTATTTGATTTATTAAGCGAGCAGCCTTACGACACGATTACCGTGACTCAAATTGCTGAGCAGGCACAGCTATCCCGCCGGACTTTTTACCGGGCATTCCGAGATAAGGATGACTTATTGGATTACTATGATCGGGAGGTTGGTCAGCGGTACTTAGTGGCACTTCAGCAAATTGCGCCGCAGCAACTAAGATTTAAGGATGTGCTCACGTACTTTTTTGAGTTTTGGTGGCAGGAGCGTGAGCGGATTCGGGTGTTGATTGCCCAGGGCTTATTTAGTCGGATGCTCGCTAAGATTACGCCTATGGCTAGTGAAATCTATCGGGTATTTCCGGCACCTTGGCACATTGATGGGTCACCGACCGAGACCGATTACATTATGAGCTTTGCCACTGGTGGCTTTTGGAATGTACTCAACCGCTGGCTGGTTCAAGACAAACCGGAGTCCCCGGCAAAAATAGCCGCGTTGTTGATGGCTGGTTTGAAGCGGCTGGGCGAGACCGATGAAGACGATTAA